One segment of Leeia aquatica DNA contains the following:
- a CDS encoding nucleotidyltransferase family protein gives MSHADTLRALVHQTPWLMDWLQQARALALPDWYIGAGAIRNRVWDHLHGYPAQPSCDDIDLVYYQPEATLADEAALQTRLNAGHTGPHWEAVNQALVHQWYPARFGQPCPPLTSAQDGIVGWPETATAIGVRLEADDRLTLAAPCSLDDLFRLTLRWNPLRVPRTTFLQRLEGKQFQQRWPGLRVVE, from the coding sequence ATGAGCCACGCCGACACCCTGCGTGCGCTGGTCCACCAGACGCCGTGGCTGATGGACTGGCTGCAGCAGGCTCGCGCGCTGGCGTTGCCGGACTGGTACATCGGCGCCGGAGCCATCCGCAACCGGGTATGGGACCATCTGCATGGCTACCCTGCCCAGCCCTCCTGCGACGACATTGATCTGGTCTACTATCAGCCGGAGGCCACGCTGGCGGACGAAGCCGCGCTGCAAACCCGGCTCAATGCTGGCCACACCGGCCCACACTGGGAAGCGGTGAATCAGGCGCTCGTCCACCAGTGGTACCCGGCCCGCTTCGGCCAACCCTGCCCGCCCCTCACCTCCGCGCAGGACGGCATCGTCGGCTGGCCGGAAACCGCTACCGCCATCGGCGTACGACTGGAAGCCGACGACCGCCTCACCCTCGCCGCCCCCTGCAGCCTCGACGACCTCTTCCGCCTCACCCTGCGCTGGAACCCCCTCCGCGTCCCGCGCACCACCTTCCTGCAACGGCTGGAGGGCAAACAGTTTCAGCAACGCTGGCCAGGGCTGCGGGTGGTGGAGTAA
- a CDS encoding DUF6911 family protein: protein MDSRIKQQHFMSWHGSPKSGSAYIKEWHEVNYRLQKLKFFGGSLSLSIYPEPDSGTLDVSVESSGGYYFISSTYNNGLTDSITEVRTYNGMIHNYPSVEMYGHLWPGSLLCRDYTIVEQVFKDFFERGVVPESILS, encoded by the coding sequence ATGGACTCGCGCATCAAACAACAACATTTTATGTCATGGCATGGCTCACCTAAAAGCGGCTCTGCTTACATAAAAGAGTGGCATGAGGTAAATTACCGGTTACAGAAATTGAAATTCTTTGGTGGCTCTTTATCTCTTAGCATCTACCCTGAACCTGACTCAGGAACATTAGACGTTTCAGTAGAATCCTCAGGTGGCTATTATTTTATTTCTTCGACATACAACAACGGACTCACTGACAGTATCACAGAGGTAAGGACTTATAACGGCATGATCCATAATTACCCTAGTGTAGAGATGTACGGACATCTCTGGCCTGGCAGCCTCCTGTGTCGTGATTACACCATTGTAGAGCAGGTCTTCAAGGATTTTTTTGAAAGAGGCGTCGTACCTGAATCAATTCTCTCATAG
- a CDS encoding DUF4184 family protein has protein sequence MPWTFAHLAAVLPLQRLKLPLTGLALGSIAPDLGYYIGRFDWATQAHTVSGLVTHCLPVVLPLAWLLVLLLPLWSAPLPEPHRSAWRHAPRPCFWPGMDLLRMLLALLLGAATHIVWDAATHYHGLFVQTWPVLREPLLVLGGRTVAVYSVLQHGSTLFGVGVLTVAYRRWLRRVMPERATATDPHPLHGWGGLLLLVLLAFAGGALLSLRDAWPGISSESLLVRTTIHATSLFALTYAALAVGLWLRERR, from the coding sequence ATGCCCTGGACCTTTGCCCACCTCGCCGCGGTCTTGCCCTTGCAACGGCTCAAGCTGCCCCTGACCGGGCTGGCGCTGGGCAGTATTGCGCCAGATCTGGGCTACTACATCGGACGGTTTGACTGGGCGACTCAGGCGCATACGGTGAGCGGGCTGGTCACCCATTGCCTGCCGGTGGTGCTGCCGCTGGCGTGGTTGCTGGTGCTGCTGTTGCCGCTGTGGAGCGCGCCGCTACCCGAGCCACATCGCAGCGCGTGGCGGCACGCACCGCGCCCCTGCTTCTGGCCAGGAATGGACCTGCTGCGCATGCTGCTGGCGCTGCTACTGGGGGCGGCCACGCATATCGTGTGGGACGCCGCCACCCACTACCACGGCTTATTCGTGCAGACCTGGCCGGTACTGCGGGAACCGCTGCTGGTGCTGGGCGGCCGAACGGTGGCCGTGTACAGCGTGCTGCAGCATGGCAGTACGCTGTTCGGCGTTGGCGTGCTGACGGTGGCTTATCGCCGCTGGCTGCGCAGGGTGATGCCGGAGCGTGCAACGGCGACCGACCCCCACCCGCTGCACGGCTGGGGTGGGCTGCTGTTGCTGGTGCTGCTGGCCTTTGCCGGTGGCGCCCTGCTCAGCCTGCGCGACGCCTGGCCCGGCATCAGCAGCGAATCCCTGCTGGTCCGCACCACCATTCACGCCACCAGCCTGTTCGCGCTGACGTATGCCGCGCTGGCGGTTGGACTATGGCTGCGCGAGCGCCGCTGA
- a CDS encoding DUF2798 domain-containing protein, protein MQSVDAVTPRSRKLPARYAGIVMPFLLSLLMTCVVSLISTLRNVGWVDHFASRWLSAWGISWLIAFPVLLLVLPVVRKLTAMLVEKA, encoded by the coding sequence ATGCAATCCGTTGATGCTGTTACCCCCCGTTCGCGCAAGTTGCCGGCCCGTTATGCTGGTATTGTGATGCCGTTTCTGCTGTCCCTGCTGATGACCTGCGTGGTGTCGCTGATCAGTACCCTGCGCAATGTGGGCTGGGTGGATCATTTTGCCAGCCGCTGGCTGAGTGCCTGGGGCATTTCGTGGCTGATTGCCTTCCCTGTCCTGCTGCTGGTGCTGCCGGTGGTGCGCAAGCTGACAGCCATGCTGGTGGAAAAGGCTTAA
- a CDS encoding Imm49 family immunity protein, with protein MTKPIDMKKYHEKASARIAHVKSHLEGFHDPVEGIKRAIQFLTEGTGSRSGCLLRLSSYLSAEAVCSWFVEQDIHALRQWSFVCASVEKAYLPLSKNLGSPGAQVLGLLFPLLSNHPGVIEWFTAYDRLFNLDRVENHKTENFRAYNAIVALRKEWSRLKTRCERVLSDPPGANSERRFQVDNQFFLALADGNMEGMQSALQELVSPAVIRGRSNLESGFTDGLISSYAVIYAKIAHLAGYPVTIDSPYLPLAWLDGTPLPHYEQPYSFLEEG; from the coding sequence ATGACCAAGCCTATTGACATGAAGAAGTATCACGAAAAAGCAAGCGCCCGGATTGCGCATGTAAAAAGTCATCTTGAGGGGTTCCATGACCCTGTTGAAGGGATAAAGCGAGCCATTCAATTTCTAACCGAGGGTACGGGAAGCCGAAGCGGCTGTTTGCTTAGATTGAGCAGCTATTTGTCTGCTGAAGCTGTATGTAGCTGGTTCGTTGAACAAGATATTCATGCACTACGTCAATGGAGCTTTGTTTGCGCAAGCGTGGAAAAAGCCTATCTGCCACTTTCAAAAAATTTGGGCAGCCCTGGCGCGCAGGTCTTGGGTTTGCTGTTTCCTCTGCTGTCCAACCATCCCGGGGTGATTGAATGGTTTACTGCTTACGACCGCTTGTTTAACCTCGACCGGGTCGAGAATCACAAGACCGAGAATTTCCGTGCTTACAACGCGATCGTAGCCCTCCGCAAAGAGTGGTCGCGGCTCAAAACCCGCTGCGAGCGGGTCCTGTCGGATCCGCCGGGTGCCAACAGCGAGCGGAGGTTCCAAGTGGATAACCAGTTCTTCCTGGCCTTGGCAGATGGCAATATGGAAGGGATGCAATCCGCACTTCAGGAGTTGGTATCCCCTGCGGTGATCCGCGGGCGATCCAATCTGGAAAGTGGTTTCACTGACGGGCTGATTTCCAGCTACGCGGTGATCTACGCCAAGATTGCTCACCTGGCGGGGTATCCGGTCACCATTGATTCACCCTACTTGCCATTGGCGTGGCTGGATGGCACACCTTTGCCGCACTACGAGCAGCCCTACTCATTTCTGGAGGAAGGCTGA
- a CDS encoding ImmA/IrrE family metallo-endopeptidase, with translation MMTHSTTHKIRSAAGVLDHYWDGTIPVPVDTLAERLGLVIQREPGLDASGMIEWQADDSYLIRINSSDSMVRQRFTVAHEIGHYVLGHLDGQHRMYRDTSEQFRSGIQQAKEAAANRFAANLLMPPDAIEWAFQVKKEYTIEGLAKLFRVSEAAIQFRLINLGYLEKQ, from the coding sequence ATGATGACACATAGCACAACACATAAAATCAGGTCTGCTGCTGGCGTGCTGGACCATTACTGGGATGGCACCATCCCGGTCCCCGTAGATACACTGGCTGAGCGTCTGGGGCTCGTGATTCAGCGTGAGCCGGGCCTGGATGCAAGCGGCATGATCGAGTGGCAAGCGGATGACAGCTATCTGATCCGTATCAACAGCTCAGACTCCATGGTCCGTCAGCGCTTCACTGTAGCCCATGAGATTGGTCACTATGTCTTGGGGCATCTGGACGGCCAGCACCGCATGTATCGGGATACCAGTGAGCAATTCCGGTCCGGCATTCAGCAAGCCAAAGAGGCAGCAGCCAACCGGTTTGCAGCCAATTTGCTGATGCCGCCTGACGCTATCGAATGGGCATTTCAGGTCAAAAAAGAATACACCATTGAAGGCTTGGCCAAGCTCTTCCGGGTATCTGAAGCTGCAATCCAGTTTCGGCTGATCAACCTTGGTTATCTGGAGAAACAGTGA